From one Rubrobacter xylanophilus genomic stretch:
- a CDS encoding DUF6391 domain-containing protein, translating into MALVFVFAVAVFVVFTLFLLPIIFSLQALGSLFVYPRQLAAMFGNKILRRNHALEHATIAVLMEREPRRRFNGFSTDEGFFVQGVRSLEEVDEAAREALRRLRAGERGLAVHRNCGTTIVAANLLAAVFFLGALGAGLYLGGSWLYLLIVAGLVLAFVLRVPLSLLLQRFVTTDADLSNAEVGWVEPARPQDLQGGLLGLLLAASTARVRVFHTDPEAVEVVRGDETVLR; encoded by the coding sequence GTGGCTTTGGTGTTCGTATTTGCAGTTGCGGTCTTCGTGGTCTTCACGCTGTTCCTTCTGCCCATAATCTTCTCGTTGCAGGCGCTGGGAAGCCTATTCGTGTACCCGCGGCAGCTAGCGGCCATGTTCGGCAACAAGATCCTGCGCCGCAACCATGCTCTGGAGCACGCCACGATAGCGGTGCTGATGGAGCGGGAGCCGCGCCGGAGGTTCAACGGCTTCTCCACCGACGAGGGGTTCTTCGTTCAGGGAGTGCGCTCCCTGGAGGAGGTGGACGAGGCGGCCCGGGAGGCTTTGCGCCGCCTGCGGGCGGGGGAGAGGGGGCTCGCGGTGCACCGCAACTGCGGGACCACCATAGTGGCCGCCAACCTGCTGGCCGCCGTCTTCTTTCTCGGTGCCCTTGGGGCGGGGTTGTACCTGGGTGGATCGTGGCTTTACCTGCTCATCGTGGCGGGGCTCGTGCTGGCGTTCGTGTTGCGGGTGCCGCTCAGCCTGCTGCTTCAGCGCTTCGTGACCACCGACGCGGATCTCTCCAACGCCGAAGTCGGCTGGGTGGAGCCCGCGCGACCGCAGGACCTGCAGGGTGGGTTGCTGGGGTTGCTGCTGGCCGCCTCGACCGCCCGGGTGCGGGTCTTCCACACCGATCCGGAGGCCGTGGAGGTCGTCCGCGGCGACGAAACCGTTCTCAGGTAG
- the folP gene encoding dihydropteroate synthase, which yields MRAGDRKLGPRPVLMGIVNVTPDSFSDGGEAFSPERAAERALQLLDEGAHVIDVGGESTRPGAEPVSEEEEIRRVVPAVRAILAERPRAVVSVDTYRAGTAEVALDAGALMVNDITALRGDPRMARLVAEAGCGVVLMHMRGTPETMQRDPRYEDVVGEVRDFLARRAEAAVAAGVDPGRILLDPGIGFGKTVEHNLRLLGSLDVIAEIGFPVLVGTSRKAFIGRITGAEDPKERVFGTVATSVIAYGRGAFAFRVHDVRANREALEVAAAVEALPLRELS from the coding sequence GTGCGGGCCGGGGACCGGAAGCTGGGTCCCCGGCCCGTGCTCATGGGGATCGTGAACGTCACTCCCGACTCCTTCTCCGACGGCGGGGAGGCCTTCTCTCCGGAGCGTGCGGCGGAGCGAGCCCTGCAGCTGCTGGACGAGGGGGCCCACGTGATAGACGTGGGCGGTGAGTCCACCCGTCCCGGGGCGGAGCCGGTCTCGGAGGAGGAGGAGATCCGGCGGGTGGTGCCCGCGGTGCGGGCGATCCTCGCCGAGCGGCCTCGGGCCGTCGTCTCGGTGGACACCTACCGGGCCGGGACGGCGGAGGTCGCCCTCGACGCCGGGGCCCTCATGGTCAACGACATAACCGCGCTGCGCGGCGATCCCCGGATGGCACGGCTCGTGGCGGAGGCCGGTTGCGGTGTGGTGCTCATGCACATGCGGGGCACCCCCGAGACCATGCAGCGCGACCCCCGCTATGAGGACGTGGTGGGGGAGGTGCGCGACTTCCTCGCCAGGCGGGCCGAGGCCGCCGTCGCCGCCGGGGTGGACCCCGGGCGCATCCTGCTCGACCCGGGGATAGGTTTCGGGAAGACGGTGGAGCACAACCTCCGGCTCCTCGGGAGCCTGGACGTCATAGCGGAGATTGGCTTCCCGGTTCTCGTGGGCACCTCGCGCAAGGCGTTCATCGGGAGGATCACCGGCGCCGAAGACCCGAAGGAGCGGGTCTTCGGCACGGTGGCGACCAGCGTCATCGCCTACGGGCGCGGGGCCTTCGCCTTCAGGGTCCACGACGTGCGGGCCAACCGGGAGGCGCTGGAGGTGGCCGCCGCGGTGGAGGCTCTCCCCCTGAGGGAGTTGTCGTGA
- the ftsH gene encoding ATP-dependent zinc metalloprotease FtsH, producing MGRILRNGGLLYFIVLLVFAVILVRFLSAGNPDVEKLNSQEFQRAVENHEIKTDIPQGQEGALVVRDEDQTVEGTLKNGQRFEYSYPEYYDIARVLNEANIPFTTDPQNTGFWLTLLGTLGPILLIILFFLLFMSSMQGGGNRVMSFGKSRARRMTKDQPKVTFADVAGADEAVQELTEIKEFLENPQKFQKLGARIPKGALLVGPPGTGKTLLARAVAGEAGVPFFSISGSDFVEMFVGVGASRVRDLFEQAKQNSPCIIFVDEIDAVGRQRGAGLGGGHDEREQTLNQLLVEMDGFDSKSGIIMLAATNRPDILDPALLRPGRFDRQIVVDRPDLPGRIKILKVHTRGKPLGDDVDIETIAKGTPGFTGADLANLVNEAALLAARHDKDQIEMAEMEEAIDRVIAGPERKTRLISEREKEITAYHEAGHAIVGALLPEADPVHKVTIIPRGQALGVTMSLPEEDRFMMSRAQLMAQLSYMLGGRAAERVVFDEITTGASNDIERATKVARQMVTRYGMSEKLGLIALGQHDGQVFMGRDLHAQPDYSDEIAFQIDKEIRRLVDEAYDTAEDLLVRNRRLLEKLAADLIEYETVDAEHLRRLVEEYAVDRAGIEKLGSGSRNGRQD from the coding sequence TTGGGCAGAATCCTGAGAAACGGCGGGTTGCTGTACTTCATCGTCCTCCTGGTGTTCGCGGTGATCCTGGTGCGCTTCCTCTCCGCGGGCAACCCGGACGTCGAGAAGCTCAACTCGCAGGAATTCCAGAGGGCCGTAGAGAACCACGAGATAAAGACCGACATCCCGCAGGGTCAGGAAGGGGCCCTGGTGGTCCGGGACGAGGATCAGACGGTCGAGGGCACCCTCAAGAACGGGCAGCGCTTCGAGTACTCCTACCCCGAGTACTACGACATAGCCCGGGTGCTCAACGAGGCCAACATTCCCTTCACCACCGACCCTCAGAACACCGGCTTCTGGCTGACCCTGCTCGGCACGCTCGGGCCCATACTCCTGATCATCCTGTTCTTCCTGCTCTTCATGAGCTCCATGCAGGGCGGGGGCAACCGGGTGATGAGCTTCGGCAAGAGCCGGGCCCGCAGGATGACCAAGGACCAGCCCAAGGTGACCTTCGCCGACGTGGCCGGGGCCGACGAGGCGGTGCAGGAGCTCACCGAGATAAAGGAGTTCCTGGAGAACCCGCAGAAGTTCCAGAAGCTCGGGGCCCGCATCCCCAAGGGAGCGCTCCTGGTGGGGCCTCCGGGGACCGGTAAGACGCTCCTTGCGCGGGCGGTGGCCGGGGAGGCGGGGGTGCCGTTCTTCTCGATCTCGGGCTCGGACTTCGTGGAGATGTTCGTCGGCGTGGGAGCCTCCCGGGTTCGCGACCTCTTCGAGCAGGCCAAGCAGAACAGCCCGTGCATCATCTTCGTGGACGAGATAGACGCCGTGGGGCGCCAGAGGGGTGCGGGGCTTGGGGGCGGCCACGACGAGCGGGAGCAGACCCTCAACCAGCTTCTGGTGGAGATGGACGGCTTCGACTCCAAGAGCGGCATCATCATGCTCGCCGCGACCAACCGCCCGGACATCCTGGACCCGGCTCTCTTGAGGCCCGGGCGGTTCGACCGGCAGATAGTGGTGGACCGGCCGGACCTTCCGGGGAGGATCAAGATCCTCAAGGTCCACACCCGGGGCAAGCCGCTGGGCGACGACGTGGACATAGAGACCATCGCCAAGGGCACCCCGGGCTTCACCGGGGCCGACCTGGCGAACCTGGTAAACGAGGCGGCGCTCTTGGCGGCCCGGCACGACAAGGACCAGATAGAGATGGCCGAGATGGAGGAGGCCATCGACCGCGTGATCGCTGGCCCCGAGCGCAAGACCCGCCTCATCAGCGAGCGGGAGAAGGAGATCACCGCCTACCACGAGGCCGGGCACGCCATCGTGGGGGCGCTGTTGCCCGAGGCCGACCCGGTGCACAAGGTGACCATCATCCCGCGGGGACAGGCCCTCGGGGTGACCATGAGCCTGCCCGAGGAGGACCGCTTCATGATGAGCCGGGCACAGCTGATGGCCCAGCTCTCCTACATGCTCGGTGGGCGGGCCGCCGAGCGGGTGGTCTTCGACGAGATCACCACTGGCGCCTCCAACGACATCGAGCGGGCCACCAAGGTTGCCCGGCAGATGGTCACCCGCTACGGGATGAGCGAGAAGCTCGGCCTCATAGCGCTGGGCCAGCACGACGGTCAGGTGTTCATGGGCCGCGACCTGCACGCCCAGCCGGACTACTCCGACGAGATCGCCTTCCAGATAGACAAGGAGATCAGGCGTCTGGTGGACGAGGCCTACGACACGGCGGAGGATCTCCTGGTGCGCAACCGCCGGCTGCTGGAGAAGCTGGCCGCCGACCTGATCGAGTACGAGACGGTGGACGCCGAGCACCTCAGGAGGCTGGTCGAGGAGTACGCGGTGGACCGGGCGGGCATCGAGAAGCTCGGCAGCGGCTCCCGCAACGGTCGCCAGGACTAG
- a CDS encoding VOC family protein, giving the protein MRISGADHANWRVRDLDASLRFYRDALGLEPFGLEEYERGERSLVSLRISEDFILHLTPDPGFDRPPTGGYDHLALVVEEAGMDEVVRHLESCDVRIERRFESILGARGRGPALYLRDPDGYRIELKFYQPPKE; this is encoded by the coding sequence GTGAGGATCTCGGGGGCCGACCACGCCAACTGGCGGGTGCGGGACCTCGACGCCTCGCTCCGCTTCTACCGGGACGCGCTGGGGCTCGAGCCTTTCGGGCTCGAAGAGTACGAGCGCGGCGAGCGTTCCCTCGTCTCCCTCCGCATCAGCGAGGACTTCATACTCCACCTCACCCCCGACCCGGGTTTCGATCGTCCCCCCACCGGCGGATACGACCATCTGGCGCTCGTCGTCGAAGAAGCCGGGATGGACGAGGTGGTCCGGCACCTGGAGAGCTGCGACGTGCGGATCGAACGCCGCTTCGAGAGCATCTTGGGCGCCCGGGGTCGGGGACCGGCGCTCTACCTGAGGGACCCCGACGGGTACCGGATAGAGCTCAAGTTCTACCAGCCTCCGAAGGAGTGA
- the tilS gene encoding tRNA lysidine(34) synthetase TilS, translated as MEPGKFQEAVLETVRRYGMDLSRPLALVSGGPDSVALLRVLTALGREPVVLHVDHGLRGEESRGDAGFVLELCRGLGLRCEVRRLRLEEGPGLQERARRERYRLAGELADRLGASAVTVGHNADDVAETLLLNLARGSGLRGLSGIPPVRGKICRPLIERTRAEILEYLRGLGQGYRVDSTNLRPKYARNRVRLEVMPVLEELHPGAARNMARAAELVREDLAVLEELAAGMVREAEGGAEVSIPELRKLPPALRRYAVRRAYAAVSPGAPPLSRRLVEGVLELARGGGGTRLLDLPGGVVAAARFGERLVLYRRGGGGDPGERPLVPGEEFRFGGWRVRVEEVGRLDPRDASRPEVAYLDAGGGPYRVRLVREGDTIRPLGLGGTKKVMRAMMDRKVPKDLRRRTPVVVDPEGRVAWVFLGELGEDFRVRETTEKVLRVEVERA; from the coding sequence ATGGAGCCCGGGAAGTTTCAGGAGGCCGTTCTCGAGACCGTCCGGCGCTACGGGATGGATCTCTCCCGACCGCTCGCGCTGGTCTCCGGCGGTCCGGACTCGGTGGCTCTGCTGCGGGTGCTGACCGCTCTGGGTCGCGAGCCCGTCGTGCTGCACGTGGACCACGGCCTGCGAGGCGAGGAGTCCCGCGGGGACGCCGGGTTCGTGCTGGAGCTGTGCCGGGGGCTTGGGCTCCGCTGCGAGGTGCGGCGGCTCCGGCTGGAGGAGGGGCCGGGCCTGCAGGAGCGGGCCCGCAGGGAGCGCTACCGGCTCGCCGGGGAACTCGCCGACCGCCTCGGGGCCAGCGCGGTCACCGTCGGGCACAACGCAGACGACGTGGCCGAGACGCTGCTCCTGAACCTGGCGCGGGGGAGCGGTCTGCGCGGGCTCTCCGGGATCCCGCCGGTGAGGGGGAAGATCTGCCGGCCCCTCATCGAGCGTACGCGGGCGGAGATCCTGGAGTACCTGAGGGGGCTCGGGCAGGGGTATCGGGTGGACTCCACCAACCTCCGGCCCAAGTACGCCCGCAACCGGGTGCGGCTCGAGGTCATGCCGGTGCTCGAAGAGCTCCATCCCGGGGCGGCGCGCAACATGGCCCGCGCCGCCGAGCTCGTCCGGGAGGACCTGGCGGTGCTGGAGGAGCTCGCCGCCGGGATGGTGCGCGAGGCGGAGGGTGGGGCAGAGGTCTCGATCCCCGAATTGCGGAAGCTGCCGCCCGCGCTGCGGCGCTACGCCGTGCGCCGGGCCTACGCCGCCGTGTCGCCCGGCGCACCACCCCTCTCCCGGAGGCTCGTCGAGGGCGTGCTGGAGCTGGCGCGTGGGGGCGGCGGGACCCGGCTGCTCGACCTTCCGGGCGGGGTGGTGGCCGCGGCGCGCTTCGGGGAGCGGCTCGTCCTCTACCGGCGTGGCGGAGGGGGAGATCCCGGGGAGCGGCCGCTCGTCCCGGGAGAAGAATTTCGTTTCGGCGGCTGGCGGGTGAGGGTCGAGGAGGTGGGGAGGCTGGACCCCCGGGACGCCAGCAGGCCGGAGGTCGCCTACCTCGATGCCGGCGGTGGACCCTACCGCGTGCGCCTGGTCCGGGAAGGGGATACCATTCGTCCACTGGGTCTCGGCGGGACCAAGAAGGTGATGCGCGCGATGATGGATCGCAAGGTGCCCAAGGACCTGCGGCGGAGGACGCCGGTGGTGGTCGACCCGGAGGGTAGGGTGGCCTGGGTCTTCCTCGGGGAGCTCGGGGAGGACTTCCGCGTGCGCGAGACGACGGAGAAGGTGCTCAGGGTGGAGGTGGAGAGAGCTTGA
- a CDS encoding S8 family peptidase, with protein sequence MRAPHAVRRLAVLVCPALAASLLVLLLLTPGTVRGAPEEVEIDTLPGGARYVAGELLVVYESVPGLERALEATGGRVEEELPAADVRLVVFPDIKERRSEKLRERLLEEKKAALQRNPAVEAVSLNYVREPLVRPNDRHFGRQWGLRKIRAPLAWNRARGAGARIAVLDSGVASRHPDLKKKIAGRYNTDTRTRAADDQYGHGTHVAGIAAASTDNRVGVAGTCPRCRILAVKLDGDGFITTADLVRGINWAIGRRAAVINLSLGGGGFSRPEADAVAKAWRRGIVVVAAAGNERTSKRTYPAAYRQVIAVAATTRSDTRARYSNYGNWVDVAAPGGTPGTGGIYSTLPPRRYGYLSGTSMAAPFVSGIAGLLAGQGRSNVEIRRRIQSTARDLGPRGKDPYYGHGRVDAAAAVGAG encoded by the coding sequence ATGAGAGCGCCGCACGCGGTCCGCCGCCTCGCAGTGCTGGTATGCCCGGCGCTCGCCGCTAGCCTGCTCGTGCTGCTCCTCTTGACGCCCGGGACGGTCCGCGGCGCACCGGAGGAAGTGGAGATAGACACGCTTCCTGGGGGCGCGCGCTACGTGGCTGGTGAGCTCCTGGTGGTCTACGAGTCGGTGCCCGGTCTGGAGCGGGCCCTGGAAGCGACGGGCGGCAGGGTCGAGGAGGAGCTCCCCGCGGCCGACGTCCGTCTCGTGGTCTTCCCGGATATAAAGGAACGACGCTCGGAGAAGCTGCGGGAGAGGCTGCTGGAGGAGAAGAAAGCCGCCCTGCAACGGAACCCAGCCGTGGAGGCGGTGAGCCTAAACTACGTGCGCGAGCCCCTCGTCCGGCCGAACGACCGGCACTTCGGCAGGCAGTGGGGGCTCCGGAAGATCCGGGCCCCCCTCGCCTGGAACAGGGCCCGGGGAGCCGGGGCCAGGATAGCCGTGCTCGACAGCGGCGTGGCCTCCAGACACCCGGACCTGAAAAAGAAGATCGCCGGCCGCTACAACACCGACACCCGGACGCGGGCGGCGGACGACCAGTACGGTCACGGCACCCACGTCGCCGGGATAGCCGCGGCCTCCACCGACAACCGAGTCGGGGTGGCAGGAACCTGCCCGCGGTGCCGGATCCTGGCGGTAAAGCTGGACGGGGACGGCTTCATCACCACGGCGGACCTGGTGCGCGGGATAAACTGGGCCATCGGCCGCCGCGCCGCCGTCATAAACCTCTCGCTCGGGGGCGGGGGCTTCAGTCGCCCCGAAGCCGACGCGGTGGCGAAGGCCTGGCGCCGCGGGATAGTGGTCGTCGCGGCAGCGGGCAACGAGCGCACCAGCAAGAGGACCTACCCGGCTGCCTACCGGCAGGTCATCGCCGTCGCCGCCACCACCCGGAGCGACACCCGCGCCCGCTACTCCAACTACGGCAACTGGGTGGACGTGGCCGCCCCGGGCGGCACCCCGGGGACCGGCGGGATCTACTCCACGCTCCCCCCAAGGCGCTACGGGTACCTGAGCGGCACCAGCATGGCCGCCCCGTTCGTCTCGGGGATCGCCGGGCTGCTCGCCGGCCAGGGCCGTTCGAACGTCGAGATCCGGCGCAGGATCCAGTCCACCGCCCGGGATCTGGGCCCGCGCGGCAAGGACCCCTACTACGGACACGGGCGGGTGGACGCGGCCGCCGCGGTGGGCGCCGGCTAG
- the ychF gene encoding redox-regulated ATPase YchF, with amino-acid sequence MKVGIVGLPNVGKSTLFNALTRAGAEAENYPFTTVEPNVGVAAVPDGRLERLAAAVGGVRAVPATVEFVDIAGLVKGASRGEGLGNRFLAHIRECDAVAHVVRCFEDGNVAHVHGRMDPAGDVATVNTELLLADLATVERRLEQALRAAKSGDPRRRAEAAALERLGDHLSGGKPARTFPEPGEVEEVLRTLLTAKPTLYVANVDEDSVAAGNEYSAAVEELAAREGAEVVRLCARLAAELADLPEEEAREYLGVLGAEGSGFEEFVRAAYRLLGLITFFTFNERECRAWTVRRGATAREAAGKIHTDMERAFVAAEIGRWEDIVEASSWARAREEAKVRREGRDYVMQDGDVMLVRFNA; translated from the coding sequence ATGAAGGTCGGGATCGTGGGGCTGCCGAACGTCGGCAAGTCCACGCTGTTCAACGCCCTCACCCGCGCGGGCGCGGAGGCGGAGAACTACCCGTTCACCACCGTGGAGCCGAACGTGGGGGTGGCCGCGGTGCCGGACGGGCGCCTGGAGCGGCTGGCTGCGGCGGTCGGGGGTGTACGGGCCGTGCCGGCGACGGTGGAGTTCGTGGACATCGCGGGCCTGGTGAAGGGGGCCAGCAGGGGGGAGGGGTTGGGGAACCGCTTTCTGGCTCACATCCGGGAGTGCGACGCGGTGGCGCACGTGGTCCGCTGCTTCGAGGACGGGAACGTGGCCCACGTGCATGGCAGGATGGACCCGGCCGGGGATGTCGCCACGGTGAACACCGAGCTGCTTCTGGCGGACCTGGCGACCGTAGAGCGGCGACTGGAGCAGGCCCTGCGTGCCGCCAAGAGCGGGGATCCGAGGCGCCGTGCCGAAGCGGCGGCGCTGGAACGCCTCGGGGATCATCTGTCTGGGGGAAAGCCGGCCCGCACCTTCCCGGAGCCCGGCGAGGTGGAGGAGGTGCTCAGGACGCTTCTTACGGCCAAGCCGACGCTGTACGTGGCCAACGTGGACGAGGATTCGGTGGCGGCGGGCAACGAATACAGCGCGGCGGTGGAGGAGCTCGCGGCGAGGGAGGGGGCGGAGGTCGTACGCCTCTGCGCCCGGCTCGCCGCCGAGCTCGCCGACCTGCCCGAGGAGGAGGCCCGCGAGTACCTGGGGGTGCTCGGAGCGGAGGGGTCCGGCTTCGAGGAGTTCGTCCGGGCGGCGTACCGGTTGCTCGGCCTGATCACGTTCTTCACCTTCAACGAGAGGGAGTGCCGGGCGTGGACCGTGCGGCGCGGGGCGACCGCCCGCGAGGCCGCCGGAAAGATCCACACCGACATGGAGCGCGCCTTTGTGGCCGCCGAGATCGGGCGCTGGGAGGACATCGTGGAGGCTTCCTCCTGGGCGAGAGCCCGCGAGGAGGCTAAAGTACGGCGGGAGGGCCGGGACTACGTGATGCAGGACGGGGACGTGATGCTGGTCCGCTTCAACGCATGA
- a CDS encoding iron-sulfur cluster assembly scaffold protein: MDRQLQIQILLDHYERPRHRGALEEADVRMPGGNPGCGDVVTIHLKGAEDHSHIEDVTYEGEGCTISMAAASMILEEVHEKNLTMDEVLRMDYNEMIDKLGRQIVASRPKCATLGLGTLKAAIRKYQKDRRLDAAGVERPDSGDGLVFGEGAEEAARRDRE; this comes from the coding sequence TTGGATAGGCAGCTGCAGATACAGATACTGCTCGACCACTACGAGCGGCCCCGCCACAGGGGGGCCCTCGAAGAGGCCGACGTCAGGATGCCCGGCGGCAACCCGGGCTGCGGGGACGTGGTCACCATACACCTCAAGGGAGCAGAGGACCACAGCCACATAGAGGATGTCACCTACGAGGGCGAGGGCTGCACCATAAGCATGGCTGCGGCCAGCATGATCCTGGAGGAGGTCCACGAGAAGAACCTGACGATGGACGAGGTCCTCCGGATGGACTACAACGAGATGATCGACAAGCTCGGCCGCCAGATAGTGGCCTCACGCCCCAAGTGCGCCACGCTCGGCCTGGGAACCCTGAAGGCGGCGATCCGCAAGTACCAGAAGGACCGGCGGCTGGACGCCGCGGGGGTGGAGCGCCCGGACAGCGGCGACGGTCTGGTCTTCGGTGAGGGCGCCGAGGAAGCGGCCCGGCGGGACCGGGAGTGA
- a CDS encoding glycine/sarcosine/betaine reductase selenoprotein B family protein, translated as MTPFARPEKPLERCRLALVTTGGVHLPEQPPFDIDDPLGDCSYREIPADAERLTWTHAYHAPDREDDLDVLFPLWTCRRLVAEGKVGGLTPRHFSFMGAIHDHGPLEEETAPEVAAKLLAAGADAVLLTPSCPLCHRSVEVVGAILEGNGLPTVTLAMEDGVEAPRVARVPFPYNLPMGPPGDRELHRRVALEALGLLHALEAPGEVRLLSGEPHEEGFQKKNKPYRGF; from the coding sequence ATGACTCCCTTTGCCCGCCCCGAGAAGCCCCTGGAGCGCTGCCGGCTGGCGCTGGTCACCACCGGCGGGGTGCACCTGCCGGAACAGCCTCCGTTCGACATCGACGATCCCCTCGGGGACTGCTCCTACCGGGAGATCCCGGCGGACGCCGAGAGACTCACCTGGACCCACGCCTACCACGCACCGGATAGAGAGGACGATCTCGACGTCCTCTTTCCGCTTTGGACCTGCAGAAGGCTCGTCGCCGAAGGTAAGGTCGGCGGGCTCACCCCCAGGCACTTCAGCTTCATGGGGGCGATCCACGACCACGGACCCCTGGAGGAAGAGACCGCCCCCGAGGTCGCCGCGAAGCTCCTCGCAGCCGGTGCCGATGCGGTGCTGCTGACCCCCTCCTGCCCGCTTTGCCACCGGTCGGTGGAGGTGGTGGGCGCCATCCTGGAGGGAAACGGCCTCCCCACCGTCACCCTCGCCATGGAGGACGGAGTCGAGGCTCCCAGGGTCGCCCGGGTACCCTTCCCCTACAACCTGCCCATGGGTCCCCCCGGTGACCGGGAGCTGCACCGGCGGGTCGCGCTGGAGGCTCTCGGGCTGCTCCACGCCTTGGAGGCACCGGGGGAGGTCCGCCTCCTCTCCGGGGAACCCCACGAGGAGGGCTTCCAAAAGAAAAACAAACCTTACCGGGGATTTTAA
- the hpt gene encoding hypoxanthine phosphoribosyltransferase has product MMPDVQEVLIPSEEIQQKVRELGDQITRDYREHRRLLLVGVLRGAVIVMGDLMRQIDLPCEIDFMEVSSYGAGTTSSGVVRILKDLEEDISGRHVLIVEDIIDTGLTLSYLRRSLLARKPASLEICALLSKPARRRVELDVKYLGFEIPDEFVVGYGLDYAGCYRNLPDICILKPEVFGGAAS; this is encoded by the coding sequence ATGATGCCCGACGTGCAGGAGGTGCTCATCCCGTCCGAGGAGATCCAGCAGAAAGTACGGGAGCTCGGGGATCAGATCACCCGGGACTACCGCGAGCACCGGCGGCTGCTCCTCGTGGGGGTGCTGCGCGGCGCGGTCATCGTGATGGGCGACCTGATGCGCCAGATAGACCTGCCCTGCGAGATAGACTTCATGGAGGTCAGCTCCTACGGGGCCGGAACCACCTCCAGCGGCGTGGTGCGCATCCTCAAAGACCTCGAGGAGGACATAAGCGGCCGCCACGTGCTCATCGTGGAGGACATCATCGACACCGGACTCACCCTCTCCTACCTCAGGCGCTCGCTGCTGGCCAGAAAGCCCGCCTCGCTGGAGATCTGCGCCCTCCTCTCCAAACCCGCCCGCCGGCGGGTCGAGCTCGACGTGAAATATCTGGGCTTCGAGATCCCCGACGAGTTCGTCGTCGGCTACGGGCTGGACTACGCTGGCTGCTACCGCAACCTCCCCGACATCTGCATCCTCAAGCCCGAGGTCTTCGGCGGGGCGGCGAGCTAG